A window from Nitrososphaerales archaeon encodes these proteins:
- the cofE gene encoding coenzyme F420-0:L-glutamate ligase, protein MHVELIPIKTEVKYGQFDLLETIIKSMKQNDEEMEEGDIIAISSKFVAMSQGATVQLNTVKPGKRAQILAERFAMDPRLAELVLQESDYVFGGIEGFLLAVKDGVIAPNAGIDKSNVKEGFVILHPREPFKSAQDLNRRLREKTGKKIGTVLVDSRLMPTRMGTVGVAIAVAGFQPVEDLRGKEDLFGNVLRVTRKATADSIATAANMVMGESKEAIPIVILRNCNVIMSDTLFSWRDLAIPYDQCIYVRGLGTRDRATDRLQFR, encoded by the coding sequence ATGCATGTAGAGCTCATACCTATAAAGACCGAAGTGAAGTATGGTCAGTTCGATCTGCTTGAAACAATTATCAAGAGTATGAAGCAAAATGATGAAGAAATGGAGGAAGGTGATATAATTGCAATATCAAGCAAGTTTGTAGCTATGAGTCAAGGTGCAACAGTTCAATTAAACACTGTTAAACCCGGTAAGAGGGCGCAAATACTAGCCGAAAGATTCGCTATGGATCCTAGACTTGCAGAGCTGGTCTTGCAAGAATCTGATTATGTCTTTGGTGGTATTGAGGGTTTTCTACTTGCAGTAAAGGACGGCGTGATAGCGCCAAATGCTGGGATAGATAAATCGAATGTTAAAGAGGGGTTCGTCATATTACATCCAAGGGAGCCTTTTAAATCAGCACAGGATTTGAATAGGAGATTGCGCGAAAAGACTGGTAAAAAAATTGGTACGGTATTAGTGGACAGCAGGTTGATGCCAACTAGGATGGGAACTGTCGGAGTTGCGATTGCAGTTGCAGGGTTTCAACCAGTTGAGGACTTGCGTGGGAAAGAAGATCTATTTGGTAATGTCCTTAGAGTAACAAGAAAGGCAACGGCTGATAGTATAGCTACAGCGGCGAATATGGTGATGGGTGAGAGCAAGGAAGCGATACCAATTGTAATACTAAGAAATTGCAACGTAATAATGAGTGACACTTTGTTCAGTTGGCGGGATCTAGCGATACCCTATGATCAGTGTATATATGTTAGAGGACTAGGAACGCGAGACCGAGCTACAGATCGACTGCAATTTCGCTAG
- a CDS encoding cobalt-precorrin-5B (C(1))-methyltransferase: MSDDLEKLAEEEQELPPEIEEKKRKGLLRTGYTTGTCAAAATKAALLALINGNTINEVTVTLPKGNTMKIKIEQCRLESNKAECVVRKDAGDDPDVTHGAEIVSTVTWTEDVGTIDIIGGSGVGIVTKPGIGLDIGRAAINPTPMKMISNAVREVARAQLSRMGVKVVISVPRGEELAKLTDNPRLGIMGGISILGTSGLVFPYSTGSFTASIRQGLDVAKAMGEDTVVLTTGGRSEDFAKEVLKLPEHCFVQMGDFAAYSVRQALMKGMKRVIIAGFIGKLSKIAMGVKQTHVKGSHVDMDFLASVARECSANQNLIEEIRRANTARHVAEIVMGNKLEGYFDLLCKKAHSTMVEHTGTQIEIECIMFDFDGKIIGKFPKS, from the coding sequence ATGAGTGACGATTTGGAGAAGCTAGCGGAAGAAGAGCAGGAGTTGCCCCCTGAAATAGAAGAAAAGAAAAGGAAGGGATTACTAAGAACTGGTTATACAACGGGTACATGTGCTGCTGCAGCAACCAAAGCTGCGTTACTTGCGTTGATAAACGGAAATACTATCAACGAGGTGACAGTTACATTACCAAAAGGTAACACTATGAAGATAAAGATAGAACAGTGCAGGCTTGAAAGCAATAAAGCTGAATGTGTTGTCAGAAAAGACGCAGGTGACGATCCTGACGTAACTCATGGTGCAGAAATTGTATCTACTGTAACATGGACCGAAGATGTTGGTACTATAGATATAATTGGTGGAAGTGGTGTTGGAATAGTTACCAAACCCGGAATTGGTTTAGACATAGGCAGAGCGGCCATAAATCCAACACCTATGAAGATGATATCAAATGCTGTAAGAGAAGTTGCTAGGGCCCAGCTGTCAAGGATGGGTGTAAAAGTTGTAATTTCTGTGCCTAGGGGAGAGGAGCTAGCGAAGTTAACTGACAACCCAAGGTTGGGAATAATGGGCGGAATATCTATTCTTGGGACGAGCGGGCTCGTTTTTCCATATTCAACTGGTTCCTTTACAGCAAGTATTAGACAAGGCCTTGATGTTGCCAAGGCAATGGGCGAGGACACTGTGGTTTTGACAACTGGTGGGAGAAGCGAGGATTTTGCAAAAGAAGTGCTAAAGTTGCCAGAACACTGCTTCGTCCAAATGGGTGATTTTGCGGCTTATTCGGTAAGGCAGGCTCTCATGAAAGGAATGAAGAGGGTGATCATTGCTGGTTTTATAGGGAAGTTGTCCAAGATAGCTATGGGAGTAAAGCAAACTCATGTAAAAGGCTCACATGTGGACATGGATTTCTTGGCATCTGTGGCCAGAGAATGTTCTGCTAATCAAAATTTGATTGAAGAAATAAGGAGAGCAAATACTGCAAGGCATGTGGCGGAAATTGTTATGGGCAATAAACTCGAAGGATACTTTGACCTGTTATGCAAGAAAGCGCATTCTACGATGGTCGAACATACAGGAACGCAAATTGAGATTGAATGCATAATGTTTGATTTTGACGGGAAGATTATAGGCAAGTTTCCTAAGAGTTGA